In Zingiber officinale cultivar Zhangliang chromosome 8B, Zo_v1.1, whole genome shotgun sequence, a single genomic region encodes these proteins:
- the LOC122017780 gene encoding transcription factor bHLH87-like codes for MDQKVGWGNPTASKSNLDASFLNYSGIELQGIIACSDSELMESGEAWSDGLLSQPCAAAFPLVGRGDENLINDEDVISAIFSGGDNFCNLSCSGESEINHGSFDHHKFGKDEAASQFCLNPPPRSNFDSRRRFEEESYQIVGSRSRKRPRSEKHSGCMTISFSEESSREPDVEVIAQVKEMIYRAAALRPVSLGGVEETAERPKRKNVRISSDPQTVAARHRRERISERLRVLQRLVPGGTKLDTATMLDEAANYLKFLKSQVRALETLGNPSNTNGAASAAATLKRPSFPLALNQAFAVQRPHPTILKP; via the coding sequence ATGGATCAGAAGGTGGGTTGGGGCAATCCAACAGCCTCAAAATCCAATCTTGATGCTTCCTTTCTTAACTACTCTGGCATTGAGCTCCAAGGAATCATCGCGTGCTCGGATTCTGAGCTAATGGAATCAGGCGAAGCGTGGAGTGATGGCCTTCTTTCTCAACCCTGTGCCGCTGCTTTCCCGCTCGTTGGGAGAGGGGACGAGAATTTAATCAACGATGAAGATGTGATCTCTGCTATCTTTTCCGGCGGtgacaacttctgtaacttgAGCTGCAGCGGTGAGTCCGAGATCAACCATGGTTCCTTCGACCACCATAAGTTCGGCAAGGATGAAGCGGCCTCTCAATTCTGCCTCAATCCCCCTCCAAGGTCGAATTTTGACTCCAGGAGGAGGTTCGAGGAGGAAAGTTATCAGATCGTCGGTTCTCGGAGCCGGAAGAGGCCGCGGTCGGAGAAGCACTCGGGGTGCATGACAATAAGCTTCAGCGAGGAGAGCAGCCGGGAGCCGGACGTCGAGGTGATCGCACAGGTGAAGGAGATGATCTACAGGGCGGCGGCACTGCGGCCGGTGAGTCTGGGCGGCGTAGAGGAGACTGCGGAGAGGCCGAAGAGGAAGAACGTGAGGATATCGAGCGACCCGCAGACGGTGGCGGCGAGGCACCGGCGGGAGAGGATCAGCGAGCGGCTTAGGGTGCTGCAGAGGCTCGTCCCCGGCGGGACCAAATTGGACACCGCAACCATGCTCGATGAGGCCGCCAACTACCTCAAGTTCCTCAAGTCGCAGGTCagggccctagaaaccctaggcaACCCGTCGAACACTAACGGCGCCGCTTCCGCCGCCGCCACCTTGAAGCGCCCCTCCTTTCCACTCGCTCTGAACCAGGCTTTCGCCGTTCAGAGACCTCACCCGACCATCctaaaaccctaa
- the LOC122014418 gene encoding protein indeterminate-domain 7-like, whose protein sequence is MSNLTSPAGEACVTSSPRFSSMASQSPPKGAKKKRGLPGNPDPDAEVIALSPKALMAINRFVCEVCNKGFQRDQNLQLHRRGHNLPWKLKQRAGEDHQAVRKKVYICPEVSCVHHDPSRALGDLTGIKKHFSRKHGEKKWKCDKCSKKYAVQSDWKAHSKICGTREYRCDCGTLFARRDSFITHRAFCDVLAEQTGKAITPVENDAHQQSVNSQVMSSRELPAVFQTDMIVKPQEAANSSEMFSALYFNMMQEVAPAASTSKIQTELFPLVNQHKIHPSFPASSPYLSATALLQKAAQMGAMMGKAHQYADQTQGFSHGFSSAQGENCSDSHLHGLGTRAGAFDHMHEIVQDRIIGGCERKQQGSEGKSEKGRGRGRGRGDSNQLTLDLLGKRATLELDPSMNDSSSYEAALQEPYWHQ, encoded by the exons ATGTCCAATCTCACATCTCCCGCCGGCGAAGCCTGTGTCACCTCAAGCCCCCGGTTCTCTTCCATGGCTTCTCAGTCGCCGCCTAAAGGAGCGAAGAAAAAGAGGGGCCTTCCAGGAAACCCAG ACCCGGATGCTGAAGTGATAGCTTTGTCACCTAAGGCACTGATGGCGATCAACAGGTTCGTGTGTGAGGTCTGCAACAAAGGGTTCCAAAGGGATCAGAACCTGCAGCTGCACAGGAGGGGCCATAACCTGCCATGGAAGTTGAAGCAGAGGGCGGGGGAGGATCATCAGGCCGTGAGGAAGAAGGTGTACATCTGTCCTGAAGTGTCATGCGTGCACCATGATCCTTCCAGGGCGCTCGGAGACCTCACAGGCATCAAGAAACACTTCTCCAGAAAGCACGGCGAGAAGAAGTGGAAGTGCGACAAGTGCTCCAAGAAGTATGCCGTGCAGTCAGATTGGAAAGCACACAGCAAGATCTGCGGAACGAGGGAGTACAGATGTGACTGTGGAACTCTCTTCGCAAG AAGGGACAGCTTTATCACCCACAGAGCATTCTGTGATGTTCTAGCTGAACAAACTGGAAAAGCCATAACTCCAGTTGAGAATGATGCTCACCAGCAGTCGGTCAACTCTCAAGTCATGTCATCTCGTGAACTCCCAGCGGTTTTCCAAACTGACATGATCGTGAAACCCCAGGAGGCTGCCAATTCTTCAGAAATGTTCTCAGCGCTATATTTCAACATGATGCAGGAAGTGGCACCTGCCGCTTCGACATCCAAGATCCAAACGGAACTCTTCCCTTTAGTAAATCAGCACAAGATCCATCCTTCGTTCCCTGCTTCGTCTCCTTATTTGTCGGCCACGGCACTGCTCCAAAAGGCAGCTCAAATGGGTGCCATGATGGGGAAAGCACACCAGTATGCTGATCAGACGCAGGGGTTTAGCCACGGGTTTTCCTCTGCTCAGGGAGAAAATTGCAGCGACAGCCATTTGCATGGATTGGGAACTAGAGCTGGTGCTTTTGATCATATGCATGAAATAGTGCAAGATAGGATTATTGGGGGCTGTGAAAGAAAGCAGCAGGGATCAGAGGGCAAGAGTGAgaagggaagaggaagaggaagaggaagaggtgaCAGTAACCAATTGACTCTAGATTTGCTGGGGAAGAGGGCTACGTTGGAGTTGGACCCGTCCATGAACGATTCCTCTTCCTACGAGGCTGCACTACAAGAACCATATTGGCATCAGTAA